From Etheostoma cragini isolate CJK2018 chromosome 10, CSU_Ecrag_1.0, whole genome shotgun sequence, the proteins below share one genomic window:
- the slc26a2 gene encoding sulfate transporter, protein MTHGDDCCPTAEDGAQSDQQQPLILERVGEETPKSWQSVVSHCLKKHCSCTPKKAKSKLLGFFPILKWLPRYQLREWLLGDVMSGLIVGILLVPQSIAYSLLASQDPIYGLYTSFFSSIIYSILGTSRHISVGIFGVLCLLVGQVVDRELALAGYLTESVILNSNNSTVLLADQGNGSVGVGCDRSCYAITVGATVTFTAGVYQVLMGIFQVGFVSVYLSNSLLSGFATGASLTILTSQFKYLLGLKIPRPQGWFTLFKTWYSLLTNLSNTNICDLVTSLVCLLILIPTKELNNRFKAKLKAPIPFELFVVVIATVASHFGRFDTDYGSGVAGDIPTGFLPSQLPMWTLIPSVAVDAFSIAIVGFAITVSLSEMFAKKHGYTVDANQELYAIGFCNILPSFFHCFTTSAALTKTLVKESTGCQTQISGLVSALVLLLVLLVIAPLFYSLQKCVLAVIILVNLRGALQKFTDIPSMWRVNRIDTSIWLITMATSALVNTELGLLVGVLVSALCVLGRTQRAQVLELGRASTREHYEDLSSYHGLRTHPGVAVFRYEAPIYYANQSLFKKSLYRCAGLDPVKEKTRLMKFKRKNKQQGEVARVPNINSRAMEGAGKEDGFEAGATVTSMLNNKSSRSLHSLVIDCSAILFLDTAGVNALKEVFKDYEELGIKVVLARCNISVLDALERGGYYPIKKGCDGGENRIMFFTIADAVHYVRSLLANGDYDSKY, encoded by the exons ATGACTCACGGTGATGATTGCTGTCCAACAGCAGAAGATGGAGCTCAGAGCGACCAGCAGCAGCCTCTCATTCTGGAAAGAGTGGGGGAAGAAACGCCCAAAAGCTGGCAATCCGTTGTGTCACACTGTCTGAAGAAACACTGCTCATGCACCCCAAAGAAAGCTAAATCCAAATTATTGGGCTTCTTCCCGATTCTGAAATGGCTGCCACGCTACCAGCTCAGGGAATGGCTGCTGGGCGATGTCATGTCAGGACTGATTGTCGGAATCCTGTTGGTCCCTCAGTCCATAGCCTACTCCTTGTTGGCCAGTCAGGACCCCATATATGGTCTCTatacttctttcttttcatccatCATATATTCCATCCTAGGCACTTCTAGACACATCTCAGTGGGGATTTTCGGGGTGCTCTGCCTGCTTGTAGGTCAGGTTGTGGATAGAGAATTAGCTTTAGCAGGATACCTCACAGAAAGTGTCATCCTCAATAGTAACAATAGCACCGTCTTGCTGGCTGACCAGGGGAATGGCAGCGTTGGGGTGGGATGTGACAGAAGCTGCTATGCAATCACAGTGGGAGCTACAGTTACCTTTACTGCTGGAGTTTACCAG GTGCTAATGGGTATTTTCCAAGTAGGCTTTGTCTCCGTCTACCTTTCCAACTCCCTTCTCAGTGGCTTTGCTACAGGAGCCTCCCTAACCATTCTCACATCCCAGTTCAAGTACCTTCTGGGCCTGAAGATCCCCAGGCCTCAGGGCTGGTTCACCCTGTTTAAGACCTGGTACAGCCTGCTCACCAACCTGAGCAACACCAACATTTGTGACCTGGTGACCAGTTTGGTGTGTTTGCTGATACTGATACCCACCAAAGAGCTCAACAATCGATTCAAAGCCAAGCTTAAG GCTCCCATTCCCTTCGAGCTCTTTGTGGTGGTAATTGCAACAGTGGCCTCTCACTTTGGCCGCTTCGACACCGACTACGGGTCGGGCGTGGCTGGTGACATCCCCACTGGCTTCCTCCCTTCCCAGCTGCCGATGTGGACTCTGATCCCCAGCGTTGCTGTTGACGCCTTCTCTATTGCCATCGTGGGGTTCGCCATCACCGTCTCACTGTCAGAGATGTTTGCCAAGAAGCACGGCTACACAGTGGACGCCAACCAGGAGTTGTACGCCATTGGCTTCTGCAACATCCTGCCGTCGTTCTTCCACTGCTTCACCACCAGCGCTGCGCTGACTAAGACCCTCGTCAAGGAGTCAACAGGGTGTCAGACGCAGATATCTGGGCTGGTCAGCGCCCTTGtcctgctgctggtgctgctggttATCGCACCGCTCTTCTACTCCCTTCAAAA ATGTGTATTAGCAGTCATCATCCTGGTTAACCTTCGCGGAGCTTTACAAAAGTTTACCGACATTCCCAGCATGTGGCGTGTCAACCGCATCGATACCTCTATCTGGCTGATCACAATGGCAACCTCGGCGCTGGTCAACACAGAGCTAGGTCTTCTCGTGGGGGTTTTGGTGTCAGCCCTGTGCGTCCTGGGCCGAACCCAGCGAGCCCAGGTACTGGAGCTTGGCCGGGCATCAACCAGGGAGCATTATGAGGACCTGTCATCTTACCATGGTCTTCGGACACATCCCGGAGTGGCTGTTTTTAGATACGAGGCTCCAATCTATTACGCCAACCAGAGCTTGTTCAAAAAATCTCTCTACAGGTGTGCAGGGCTTGATCCTGTGAAGGAGAAAACCCGGCTTATGAAGTTCAAGAGGAAGAACAAACAGCAGGGAGAGGTTGCACGAGTCCCAAATATAAATTCAAGGGCTATGGAGGGTGCAGGTAAAGAGGATGGGTTTGAAGCTGGTGCGACTGTAACCTCAATGCTCAACAATAAATCTTCCCGTAGCTTACACAGCTTGGTGATCGACTGCAGCGCCATCTTGTTTCTAGATACTGCTGGAGTGAATGCTCTGAAAGAGGTCTTCAAAGATTATGAAGAACTTGGGATCAAGGTTGTCCTGGCCCGGTGTAATATCTCAGTACTGGACGCACTGGAAAGAGGGGGATACTACCCAATCAAAAAAGGATGTGATGGAGGAGAAAACAGAATTATGTTCTTCACCATTGCAGACGCCGTCCACTACGTCCGAAGCCTCTTAGCTAACGGAGATTATGACAGCaaatactaa